The genomic interval TGGCCGATGTATTTCAGCGCCCAATGGCTCACACGCGGCCCCCCGGCAATATGCCCGTGGTCATGATCCGGCGACAGAACGGGATGTTGACAAGGTCGGGGTAGAGGCAGGTGACCACCGTCTCAAAATCCCCCTGGAACTCGATCGACGCCACGGACAACGACACCGGCAACTCCGCGTCCGGCGCCACGCCGGGGCCGGTGTACTGGCGGTATTTGACGTAAACAGGGTCCGTCTCCTGCGCGGCGGCAAACAGGGCGTCCCGGTGGGCCTTCGGCAAACAGTTGATGGTCAGCTTCATCTGGCCACGAACGCTGCTGTCTGTTTCCGGCAGGCTCGCCTTGATCGTGGCCGGCCGGAAATCGCCCTGCGGCGTTGATAGCGCCCGATCGGCGTCCACCAGCAGGATGTTGTTCAGCCAGGTGCTGTGACTGATCTCGAATGTCTCGTACAACGTGACGGCCGGGTCGGCGTAGGCGTAGGCCTCCTTGATCGCCTCGGTCATATCCATCAGATCGCCTCCAGCGCGGCCAGGGCTGTATCGCGGGCGGCCAGGGTCGCCTCGGCGGTTTCGGCGGCGGCAACGGCGGTCTTCCCGCCCATGCGGGCCGCCTCGACGGCCGCGCCGAGGGCCATCCACCGCACCCGGGTGTCCGCCACATACCGCGC from Desulfuromonas thiophila carries:
- a CDS encoding DUF1833 family protein, which gives rise to MDMTEAIKEAYAYADPAVTLYETFEISHSTWLNNILLVDADRALSTPQGDFRPATIKASLPETDSSVRGQMKLTINCLPKAHRDALFAAAQETDPVYVKYRQYTGPGVAPDAELPVSLSVASIEFQGDFETVVTCLYPDLVNIPFCRRIMTTGILPGGRV